In Microvenator marinus, one genomic interval encodes:
- a CDS encoding serine/threonine-protein kinase, producing MTYTLPIPGEVIAERYRLKRAIARGSMGVIMQAEHLSLQRDVAIKFLAPGTRGMDIAVGRFRREAMLSKELNHPNIIQIYDFGQHHDAYYLVMELLDGHEVRDLIARGPQPFTRVVDIAVQALEGLAEAHSKGIVHRDLKPANLFLTRDRRDRDVVKLLDFGIAKAVNDPADDVHLTQAGRVCGTPAYMAPEVYLDEAVTPAIDVYAMGLIMLELLYGRRIVEHKMPAVMMLKHLRMPFYLVDALRDSALGAVLERALHKEPEERFGHADAFLGALLEVKSVPETTLSRFDIDREFDRMFADFKADPNVSKTLRDLGEDALDESADLDLGEDWEPYEPVSEPPDEARTESDIKRATHVLSHTYFPDSTSGTWQRVGERSGTSESLSALPSANVDPIEESKADILVGVAAALVLIVLIVVLYVF from the coding sequence TTGACATACACACTTCCAATACCAGGCGAGGTCATCGCCGAGCGCTACAGACTCAAGCGCGCCATTGCGCGTGGAAGTATGGGTGTGATCATGCAGGCCGAGCATCTGAGCCTGCAGCGCGACGTAGCCATCAAGTTCCTTGCGCCGGGCACGCGCGGCATGGATATAGCCGTCGGAAGGTTCAGACGCGAGGCCATGTTGAGCAAGGAGCTCAACCACCCGAACATCATCCAGATCTACGATTTCGGGCAGCATCACGACGCCTACTATCTGGTCATGGAGCTTTTGGACGGCCACGAGGTGCGCGACCTCATCGCGCGCGGCCCACAACCGTTCACACGCGTGGTGGACATAGCCGTTCAAGCCTTAGAGGGGTTGGCCGAGGCGCATTCCAAGGGAATTGTTCACCGAGACCTCAAACCTGCGAACCTCTTTCTGACCCGCGATCGGCGCGACCGCGACGTGGTCAAACTCCTGGATTTTGGCATCGCCAAAGCCGTCAATGATCCTGCCGATGATGTGCACCTAACCCAGGCAGGCCGGGTCTGCGGAACGCCTGCGTACATGGCGCCTGAGGTCTATCTCGACGAGGCAGTGACGCCCGCCATCGACGTTTACGCCATGGGGCTCATCATGCTCGAGCTTCTCTATGGACGGCGGATCGTCGAGCATAAGATGCCGGCGGTGATGATGCTCAAACACCTTCGGATGCCGTTCTACCTTGTAGATGCCTTGAGAGATTCGGCGCTTGGTGCCGTGCTTGAACGGGCTTTGCACAAAGAGCCGGAAGAGCGATTTGGGCACGCGGACGCGTTCCTTGGGGCGCTCCTCGAGGTGAAGTCGGTACCGGAGACCACCCTTTCGCGGTTTGATATCGACCGCGAGTTTGACCGGATGTTCGCGGATTTCAAGGCCGATCCAAACGTCTCAAAAACCCTGCGCGACCTCGGTGAAGACGCCCTGGACGAGAGCGCGGACCTGGACTTGGGCGAGGATTGGGAGCCGTATGAACCGGTGTCGGAGCCCCCGGACGAGGCGAGGACCGAGAGCGATATCAAACGGGCGACGCACGTCCTCTCACATACCTACTTTCCGGACTCGACCTCGGGTACGTGGCAGCGTGTGGGCGAGCGTTCTGGCACCTCGGAATCTTTGAGTGCGTTGCCCAGTGCGAACGTGGATCCGATCGAAGAATCCAAGGCTGATATCCTTGTGGGCGTGGCCGCGGCGCTGGTGCTTATCGTATTGATCGTCGTGCTCTACGTGTTCTGA